In Topomyia yanbarensis strain Yona2022 chromosome 2, ASM3024719v1, whole genome shotgun sequence, one DNA window encodes the following:
- the LOC131679636 gene encoding uncharacterized protein LOC131679636 — protein MDSICLQCSEPVTTLNQLKCQGFCDRIMHLSCSTLTRPKLDMINDSANIFWLCDSCVDLMKSSAVNAAFTALSEAFRLLTDTHKTALEALKAEMEKTRKSVESATTLPATPISWPVPNRAGAKRARETEDNKSLSKSDVPSLTCGKKKGDVAKVPTITVPPATSKCWIYLSRIATTVSEDEVGAMVKECLSTDDPVEVKKLVKKDANLSGLNFISFKIGVDPKLREMALNAETWPDGMYFREFIDFRQERTNDGKQGFRKTPRLG, from the coding sequence ATGGATTCGATCTGCCTGCAGTGCTCCGAGCCGGTAACCACTTTGAATCAGCTGAAATGCCAAGGATTCTGCGACAGAATCATGCATCTATCGTGTTCAACGCTCACTCGTCCAAAATTGGACATGATTAACGACTCAGCGAATATATTCTGGCTCTGCGACAGCTGtgtggatttgatgaaatcctccgcAGTGAATGCAGCTTTTACAGCATTGAGCGAAGCGTTCCGTTTGTTGACCGACACACATAAAACAGCGCTTGAAGCATTAAAGGCTGAAATGGAGAAAACCAGAAAATCAGTGGAATCCGCAACGACACTGCCTGCAACTCCCATATCATGGCCCGTTCCAAATAGAGCTGGAGCCAAACGTGCTCGCGAGACCGAGGATAATAAATCTCTTTCTAAATCCGATGTCCCCAGCCTAACGTGTGGCAAGAAAAAGGGTGATGTAGCAAAGGTACCCACAATCACTGTTCCACCCGCTACTAGTAAATGCTGGATTTATTTGTCGCGAATTGCCACCACCGTTTCTGAAGACGAGGTTGGTGCTATGGTTAAGGAGTGCCTTTCAACGGACGATCCGGTCGAAGTGAAGAAGTTAGTGAAAAAAGACGCAAATTTGAGCGGGCttaatttcatttctttcaaaattggtgttgacccTAAACTTCGTGAAATGGCCCTCAATGCCGAAACTTGGCCGGATGGGATGTATTTCCGCGAGTTCATCGACTTTCGGCAAGAACGTACTAATGACGGGAAGCAGGGGTTTCGGAAAACACCTCGACTGGGATAA